One window of Phycodurus eques isolate BA_2022a chromosome 17, UOR_Pequ_1.1, whole genome shotgun sequence genomic DNA carries:
- the igsf5a gene encoding immunoglobulin superfamily member 5 encodes MDIDSCIWLILCATGVTGQFQVEPLDSTVLKGSDARFNATVLGKWEVMTWNVRGFLVLTVPRSGNISSSSEQFSASFCSADDTGCVAFTIRNTSRMEAGPVICTVQGDYGSKSALLHVEESGTVQIKEGDMKVVQDEEVEFNCVTSAWFPSPVVSWNLNGDTVDSSHYNSTHVAHGDSFNSSSVLKFHAVKNSMVECLAMLQTLSNPLSTSVHFVVVPRPPDWTVLIAVVCSFGGFALVVLLILGIIFCYKRKKEKEPNYQDEMTKRVRTQSQLSGLRPPGHKQGRVNADYVTDGQTNA; translated from the exons atggacattgaTTCGTGCATCTGGCTAATACTGTGTGCAACTGGAG TGACGGGACAGTTCCAAGTGGAGCCTCTTGATTCCACAGTTCTGAAAGGCTCGGATGCACGATTCAACGCCACTGTGCTGGGGAAATGGGAGGTCATGACTTGGAATGTGCGAGGTTTTCTGGTCCTCACCGTTCCCAGAAGTGGTAACATATCCTCGTCCTCGGAACAGTTTTCTGCCTCCTTCTGTTCCGCTGACGACACCGGCTGTGTGGCGTTCACCATCCGCAACACTTCCCGTATGGAGGCTGGGCCGGTCATCTGCACTGTACAGGGAGACTATGGATCAAAGTCAGCACTGCTACATGTTGAAG AGAGCGGCACAGTCCAGATCAAGGAAGGTGATATGAAGGTGGTCCAAGACGAGGAGGTGGAGTTCAACTGTGTGACCTCAGCTTGGTTTCCTAGCCCTGTGGTCAGCTGGAACCTGAATGGTGACACTGTGGATAGCAGCCATTACAACAGTACTCACGTGGCTCATGGAGATTCCTTCAACTCCTCCAGTGTCCTGAAGTTTCACGCTGTGAAAAATtcgatggtggagtgtttggcGATGCTGCAAACGCTATCAAACCCGCTATCCACCTCGGTCCACTTTGTGGTCG TGCCCAGGCCTCCAGACTGGACCGTCCTGATAGCTGTGGTTTGCTCCTTTGGAGGTTTTGCTCTGGTAGTTTTACTCATCCTTGGGATAATCTTTTGCTACAAAcgcaagaaagaaaaag AACCCAACTACCAAGATGAAATGAC TAAAAGAGTAAGGACACAGAGCCAGTTGAGTGGGCTGAGACCACCTGGACACAAACAAGGTCGAGTCAATGCAGATTATGTGACAGATGGTCAAACAA ATGCCTGA